One Idiomarina loihiensis L2TR genomic window carries:
- the tgt gene encoding tRNA guanosine(34) transglycosylase Tgt, whose product MKFELDKTSGRARRGRMVFERGTVETPAFMPVGTLGTVKGMTPEEVKDTGAQICLGNTFHLMLRPGTQIIQQHGDLHDFMNWDKPILTDSGGFQVFSLGELRKITEEGVTFRSPINGEKILLTPEKSMQVQRELGSDIVMIFDECTPFPATQAEARSSMELSLRWAERSKQEHGESKAALFGIIQGGMYEELRDISLKGLTDIGFDGYAIGGLSVGEPKEDMMRILEHTAPQMPEQKPRYLMGVGKPEDLVEAVRRGIDMFDCVMPTRNARNGHLFISTGVVKIRNAVHRTDTSPLDENCDCYTCKNYSRAYLHHLDRTNEMLGSRLNTIHNLRFYQKVMSDMRDALDAGTFDDYVKEFYRLRDQSVPALD is encoded by the coding sequence ATGAAATTTGAATTAGACAAAACCAGTGGTCGCGCGCGTCGTGGGCGCATGGTATTTGAACGTGGAACCGTAGAAACGCCAGCGTTTATGCCGGTAGGTACTCTGGGTACCGTAAAAGGTATGACACCAGAAGAGGTAAAAGACACCGGCGCACAAATCTGCCTGGGTAATACCTTTCACTTAATGCTGCGTCCGGGTACGCAAATTATCCAGCAGCATGGCGACTTGCACGACTTTATGAACTGGGACAAGCCTATTCTGACCGACTCCGGCGGTTTTCAGGTGTTCAGTCTGGGTGAGCTTCGTAAAATTACCGAAGAGGGCGTGACTTTCCGTTCGCCCATTAACGGTGAGAAAATACTGCTGACCCCGGAAAAGTCTATGCAGGTTCAACGCGAGCTGGGTTCAGATATTGTCATGATATTTGATGAATGCACGCCGTTTCCTGCCACGCAGGCAGAAGCGCGCAGTTCAATGGAGCTTTCGCTGCGCTGGGCCGAACGCTCTAAACAAGAGCACGGTGAGAGCAAAGCGGCGTTATTCGGTATTATTCAGGGCGGTATGTACGAAGAGCTGCGCGATATTTCTCTGAAAGGTCTGACCGATATCGGGTTCGACGGTTACGCTATTGGTGGTTTGTCGGTAGGTGAGCCGAAAGAAGATATGATGCGCATTTTAGAGCACACTGCGCCGCAAATGCCCGAGCAAAAACCTCGCTATTTAATGGGTGTGGGCAAGCCGGAAGACTTAGTTGAAGCCGTACGTCGCGGCATTGATATGTTCGACTGCGTTATGCCAACGCGTAACGCGCGTAACGGTCACTTATTTATTAGCACTGGCGTAGTAAAAATCCGTAATGCGGTGCACCGTACAGACACCTCTCCGCTGGATGAAAACTGCGACTGCTATACCTGCAAAAATTATTCGCGGGCGTATTTGCACCATTTGGATCGTACCAATGAGATGTTGGGGTCACGCCTGAATACCATTCATAACCTGCGCTTTTATCAAAAAGTAATGAGTGATATGCGCGACGCACTGGATGCCGGTACTTTTGATGACTATGTAAAAGAGTTTTACCGCTTAAGAGATCAATCCGTCCCGGCACTGGACTGA